Below is a window of uncultured Cohaesibacter sp. DNA.
TCCCATTCCCGATGATGGAAGCCTCGCATCCACCAAAGAAACTGCATCGCAGGGTAACGAGTTGGAGAACCAGTAATGGAACGCCTGATTGATGCCGCTTTTGGACGAACCCGTGCCATCACTGTTTTCCTCATATGTGTGCTTGTGGTAGGCGCTCTTGCCTATGCGACCATTCCAAAGGAAAGCTTTCCTGAGGTCCAGATCCCTACAGTCTATGTTTCCACGTCTCTGGAAGGAATCTCTCCAGAAGATGCAGAGCGCTTGCTTGTCAAACCGCTTGAGACCGAGCTGGCAGCGTTGACCGGCCTTGACAGCATGACGGGCACTGCCTCCGAAGGGCATGCAAGCGTCCAGCTCGAGTTCGATCCCGGGTTTGATCCAGATACGGCCCTCGACAAGGTGCGCGAAGCAGTCGACAAGGCGTCCAATGAGCTACCGGCGGATGCCACTGATCCGACTGTAACGGAAGTCAACACCGCACTCTTTCCTATTCTGACAACGATTCTGTCCGGCCCAGTTCCCGAACGGACGCTTAATTCACTCGCCAACAATCTTAAAGATCGGCTTGAGGGTTTGTCCGGTGTGCTAGAGGTTGATATTGCTGGTGAACGGGTTGAGATGTTGGAGGTTCTGATAGATCCGACAGTTTTCGAAACCTACAACCTGTCCTTCTCCGAACTGACCAGCCAAATCAGTCGCAATAATCTTTTGATTGCTGCTGGTGCCATAGAAAATGGTGCAGGCCGGATGGTCCTCAAGGTCCCTGGCCTCGTCGAGGATTTCAACGATGTCATGGAAATGCCCGTCAAAATTTCTGGCAAAACCGTTGTCACCTTCGCTGATGTGGCCAAAGTACGGAATACCTTTGAGGATCCTTCCGGATTTGCCCGCATCAATGGGCATACGGCTCTTGCTCTTGAAGTGAAAAAACGAAGTGGAGCGAATATCATCGAAACGGTTGATCTGGTGAAATCCGAAATTGCCGCCATGCAGAAAGATTGGCCGGAAAGCATCGAGATTAACTACATGCAGGACGAGAGCAAGCAGGTGAAAACCATGCTTGCAGACCTTGAAAGCAACGTGATTGCTGCTGTTTTGCTGGTCATGATCGTGATCGTGTGGGCTCTGGGGCTTCGTTCTTCCATCCTCGTCGGGCTTGCCATTCCGGGAGCATTTCTGGCTGGTGTAACGATCATCTACTTTCTAGGCTACACCATGAACATGGTGGTGCTGTTCAGCCTGATCCTGGTAGTGGGCATGCTTGTCGATGGTGCCATCGTGACTGTTGAACTTGCAGACCGCTTTCTGCATGAGGGCAAGACACCTAAAGAGGCATACTCACAGGCATCCAAGCGCATGGCCTGGCCGATCATCGCTTCAACGGCAACGACCCTTAGCGTCTTCTTTCCGCTTCTATTCTGGTCTTCGACAGTCGGTCAGTTCATGGTCTTCCTTCCGATCACGGTGATTTTTACGCTGACGGCTTCTCTTTTCATGGCGCTGATTTTTATTCCTGTCATGGGTGGACTCATTGGTCGTCGCCAGGCTCAAAGCGCACAACAGCAAATGCAGATCGCCTCTGCCGAATATGGAGACCCGAGGGATATTAGGGGTAGCGCTGGTTACTATGTCCATGTCCTGCTTTGGGCACTCAAGCATCCCGGCCAGACCGTCATCTATACGATTATGGTCCTGATTGCCTCCTTTCTGGCTTATTCGCAATTCGGCAATGGCATTTCCTTCTTCCCGGATACGGAGCCGGATTTTGTTCAGGTAGAGTTGCGTGCCCGTGACAACTTCTCGATCTATGAACAAGACGGTTTGGTTCGGCAGGTTGAAACCCGCCTCCTCAAATACGGGGAACTGGAAAGTGTCTATGCGAGAACTGGTGCCGACCGGCAGTCGGACGAAGAGGTGATCGGCAAGATCCAGCTGGAACTGAAGGAGTGGGACACGCGTCGACCTGCTACAGAGATCGTTGAACAGATCAGAGAAGAAATGCGGCAAATACCGGGGATCGATATTCAGGTTCAGGTTCAATCAGGAGGACCAAATCAAGGAAAGCCAATAACGCTTGAAGTGGAATCTCAGGATAGAGAAGCGCGCGTTCAAACAATTGAAATTGCGCGACAGGCGATGGAGCGGATTGGCGGATACACTGACGTGACCGACACCACGCCGCTCCCAGGTGTGGAGTGGGAAATCAGACTTGATCGGTCCGAGGCTGCACGCTTCGGTGCTGACGTCGCTCTTCTGGGCCAAGCTGTTCAATTGCTGACACAGGGCATAACAATTGCTGACTATCGCCCGGACAATGTTGAAGAGGCCGTTGATATCAAGGTGCGCTTTCCTGCTGACGAGCGGACTCTAGCGGAATTGGAAAGCCTTCGTGTGCCGACTACCGTCGGGCTTATACCGATATCCAATTTTGTGAGCTTTGCACCAGTTCCGCGAAGTGGAACAATCAAACGCATCGATCAGAAGCGCGTCACGACTTTGTCCGCTGATGTGGGTCCGGGTCTGCTCGTCAATGATCAGGTGGTTAAGCTCCGCGCTGCCCTGGAGAAGGCAGACCTGCCAAAGAGTGTTTCATGGTCATTTGCCGGAGAAGCGGAAGATCAGCAGGATGCGATGATCTTTCTTATCAGTGCATTCTTTGCAGCCGTTGGTTCGATGATCCTCGTTCTTCTCGTTCAGTTCAACAGCTTCTACCACACCTTCGTCATCATGATCTCGATCCTGTTCTCGATTGCAGGTGTCCTACTGGGACTGTTGATTACTGGGCGGCCCTTTGGAGTTGTTATGGGCGGGATCGGCGTGATTGCCCTCGCTGGTATCGTGGTGAACAATAACATCGTTCTCATCGATACCTATAACGATCTTAAAAAAGCCGGCATGGAGGCCATGGAAGCGGCCCTTCGCACCGGGGCGCAGCGCCTTCGGCCAGTCGTTTTGACGTCGGTGACAACGGCGCTTGGGCTGATGCCGATGGTGATAGGAGTCAAAATCGACTTTTTCAGCCGAGAAGTGGTCTATGGTGCGCCTTCAACACAAATGTGGATCGAACTGAGCTCTTCAATCGCCGGAGGTTTGCTATTTGCGACACTTCTCACTTTGATCGTGACGCCTGCCATGCTCATACTGGGGGACAAGCTTGAAAAGTGGCGGTGTCGCCGAGCGCGCGTCCTTACACCTGTGCCCCCTATACCCCAAGGGTGAGGATGCGCGCTTTGCCTTCAGTCCTGAACAATTGGAATAGTTTTCGAGCTACAGGATTAAAGCAGTTATCGCCAATCGCGTCGAAGACGTGCATTATTGCTGGAATAACGGAGGAATGGCTGGCTAATGTCTAAAGTGCTTCTGGTCGATGACGATAGAGAATTGACCGCCTTGCTGCAGGAATATTTGACAGAAGAAGGTTTTGACGTTGAGACGGAAACCGATGGTCGAGCAGCGGTCGCAGCCGCACTCAACAATTCCGTTGATTTGGTCGTTCTTGATGTGATGATGCCAAGAATGAACGGCACCGAGGTTCTTCAAAGAATTCGCAAGCAGAGCCAGATACCGGTTCTCATGTTAACCGCAAGAGGAGACGATGTTGACCGTATCTCCGGCTTGAACCTCGGAGCTGACGATTATGTTCCCAAACCTTGTTCGCCGGGTGAATTGGTCGCTCGTGTTCGAGCCATATTAAGGCGCGCCAGCCAATCCACCGCTGGAGCAACATTCGGCTCCATTCAGACAGGTCATCTGACGCTTCATCTTGGTAATCGGAAAGCGGAATGGGACGGGAAACTCTTAGAATTGACAGGTACCGAGTTCAGTTTGCTTGAGGTTCTTGCTCGTAAGGCTGGCACCTTGATTTCAAAACAGGACATTTCAAAGCAGGCTTTTGGAAAGCCGTTAACACCGTTTGATCGACGTATCGACGTGCATATCAGCAGCATCCGACAAAAGC
It encodes the following:
- a CDS encoding response regulator, translated to MSKVLLVDDDRELTALLQEYLTEEGFDVETETDGRAAVAAALNNSVDLVVLDVMMPRMNGTEVLQRIRKQSQIPVLMLTARGDDVDRISGLNLGADDYVPKPCSPGELVARVRAILRRASQSTAGATFGSIQTGHLTLHLGNRKAEWDGKLLELTGTEFSLLEVLARKAGTLISKQDISKQAFGKPLTPFDRRIDVHISSIRQKLGMRDDGQSWIQSVRGQGYQLLVDSDD
- a CDS encoding efflux RND transporter permease subunit: MERLIDAAFGRTRAITVFLICVLVVGALAYATIPKESFPEVQIPTVYVSTSLEGISPEDAERLLVKPLETELAALTGLDSMTGTASEGHASVQLEFDPGFDPDTALDKVREAVDKASNELPADATDPTVTEVNTALFPILTTILSGPVPERTLNSLANNLKDRLEGLSGVLEVDIAGERVEMLEVLIDPTVFETYNLSFSELTSQISRNNLLIAAGAIENGAGRMVLKVPGLVEDFNDVMEMPVKISGKTVVTFADVAKVRNTFEDPSGFARINGHTALALEVKKRSGANIIETVDLVKSEIAAMQKDWPESIEINYMQDESKQVKTMLADLESNVIAAVLLVMIVIVWALGLRSSILVGLAIPGAFLAGVTIIYFLGYTMNMVVLFSLILVVGMLVDGAIVTVELADRFLHEGKTPKEAYSQASKRMAWPIIASTATTLSVFFPLLFWSSTVGQFMVFLPITVIFTLTASLFMALIFIPVMGGLIGRRQAQSAQQQMQIASAEYGDPRDIRGSAGYYVHVLLWALKHPGQTVIYTIMVLIASFLAYSQFGNGISFFPDTEPDFVQVELRARDNFSIYEQDGLVRQVETRLLKYGELESVYARTGADRQSDEEVIGKIQLELKEWDTRRPATEIVEQIREEMRQIPGIDIQVQVQSGGPNQGKPITLEVESQDREARVQTIEIARQAMERIGGYTDVTDTTPLPGVEWEIRLDRSEAARFGADVALLGQAVQLLTQGITIADYRPDNVEEAVDIKVRFPADERTLAELESLRVPTTVGLIPISNFVSFAPVPRSGTIKRIDQKRVTTLSADVGPGLLVNDQVVKLRAALEKADLPKSVSWSFAGEAEDQQDAMIFLISAFFAAVGSMILVLLVQFNSFYHTFVIMISILFSIAGVLLGLLITGRPFGVVMGGIGVIALAGIVVNNNIVLIDTYNDLKKAGMEAMEAALRTGAQRLRPVVLTSVTTALGLMPMVIGVKIDFFSREVVYGAPSTQMWIELSSSIAGGLLFATLLTLIVTPAMLILGDKLEKWRCRRARVLTPVPPIPQG